One genomic window of Mycobacteriales bacterium includes the following:
- a CDS encoding DUF4287 domain-containing protein, which translates to MSLPQSDDTHQSLLARIPEVTGRDLPAWFQAIDDGPALLKFEERVSWLRDEHALPHGYARAIVHEHDRRRSALRNG; encoded by the coding sequence ATGTCCCTGCCCCAATCCGACGACACGCACCAGTCACTGCTGGCCCGCATCCCGGAGGTCACCGGACGCGACCTGCCGGCATGGTTCCAGGCGATCGACGACGGGCCGGCACTGCTGAAGTTCGAGGAACGGGTCAGCTGGCTGCGCGACGAACATGCGCTGCCCCACGGATACGCCCGGGCGATCGTGCACGAACACGATCGCCGCCGCTCCGCGCTGCGCAACGGCTGA
- a CDS encoding acetyl-CoA C-acetyltransferase, which yields MPEAVIVSTARSPIGRAFKGSLKDLRPDDLAATIIQSALDKVPQLNVDDIDDLILGCGLPGGEQGYNMGRVVAVLMGYTGLPGTTITRYCSSSLQTTRMAFHAIKAGEGDAYISAGVEMVSRFMKGNSDSLPDTTNPRFADAQARSAGRSGEGVDAWAEGQGLPDVYIAMGQTAENVAQLKGISREEQDEYGARSQNLCEKAQANGFWDREITPVTTPDGTVVDRDDSPRAGVTVEAMAGLKPAFRPDGTVTAGNACPLNDGAAAVIVMSDTKARELGITPLARIVATGVTGLNPEIMGLGPIGATKQALEHAGMSINDIDLVEINEAFAAQVIPSYKELGIDIDRLNVNGGAIAVGHPFGMTGARIATTLINSLQTHDKQFGLETMCVGGGQGMAMILERLS from the coding sequence ATGCCCGAGGCAGTGATCGTTTCAACCGCCCGCTCGCCGATCGGGCGTGCCTTCAAGGGATCGCTCAAGGACCTGCGACCTGACGACCTTGCCGCGACGATCATCCAGTCGGCGCTCGACAAGGTCCCCCAGCTCAACGTCGACGACATCGACGACCTGATCCTCGGTTGCGGGCTGCCCGGCGGCGAGCAGGGCTACAACATGGGCCGCGTCGTCGCCGTCCTCATGGGCTACACCGGCCTGCCCGGCACGACGATCACCCGCTACTGCTCCTCCAGCCTGCAGACCACCCGGATGGCGTTCCACGCGATCAAGGCAGGCGAGGGCGACGCCTACATCAGCGCCGGCGTCGAGATGGTCAGCCGCTTCATGAAGGGCAACAGCGACTCGCTGCCCGACACCACCAACCCGCGCTTCGCCGACGCGCAGGCCCGCTCGGCCGGCCGCTCCGGCGAGGGCGTCGACGCCTGGGCCGAGGGTCAGGGACTGCCCGACGTCTACATCGCGATGGGCCAGACCGCGGAGAACGTCGCCCAGCTCAAGGGCATCAGCCGCGAGGAGCAGGACGAGTACGGCGCGCGCAGCCAGAACCTCTGCGAGAAGGCCCAGGCCAACGGCTTCTGGGACCGCGAGATCACCCCGGTGACCACTCCCGACGGCACCGTCGTCGACCGTGACGACAGCCCGCGTGCGGGCGTGACCGTCGAGGCGATGGCCGGGCTGAAGCCGGCGTTCCGACCCGACGGCACCGTGACGGCCGGCAACGCCTGCCCGCTCAACGACGGGGCCGCCGCGGTGATCGTGATGAGCGACACCAAGGCGCGGGAGCTGGGCATCACGCCGCTCGCCCGCATCGTCGCGACCGGGGTCACCGGCCTCAACCCGGAGATCATGGGTCTCGGCCCGATCGGGGCGACCAAGCAGGCCCTCGAGCACGCCGGCATGTCGATCAACGACATCGACCTGGTCGAGATCAACGAGGCCTTCGCCGCCCAGGTCATCCCGTCGTACAAGGAGCTGGGCATCGACATCGACCGGCTCAACGTCAACGGCGGCGCGATCGCGGTCGGGCACCCGTTCGGCATGACCGGCGCGCGGATCGCGACCACGTTGATCAACTCGCTGCAGACCCACGACAAGCAGTTCGGTCTCGAGACCATGTGCGTCGGGGGCGGGCAGGGCATGGCCATGATCCTCGAGCGGCTCAGCTGA
- a CDS encoding PPOX class F420-dependent oxidoreductase, whose product MEPEAAREHLRSNHRAVLATMRQDGTPQMSPVVCAVDDEGYVVVSTRETAMKTKNVRRDPRAWVCGFSDRFFGPWVAIEGNVEIVSLPAAMDGLVDYYRRVAGEHDDWDDYRAAMERERRVLLRIDITRAGPDHSG is encoded by the coding sequence ATGGAGCCCGAGGCAGCCCGAGAGCATCTCCGCAGCAACCACCGGGCCGTCCTGGCGACGATGCGCCAGGACGGCACCCCCCAGATGTCACCCGTCGTCTGCGCCGTCGACGACGAGGGCTACGTCGTGGTCTCCACCCGTGAGACGGCGATGAAGACGAAGAACGTACGCCGGGATCCCCGGGCCTGGGTGTGCGGGTTCAGCGACCGCTTCTTCGGCCCGTGGGTCGCGATCGAGGGCAACGTAGAGATCGTCTCGCTGCCGGCCGCGATGGACGGGCTCGTCGACTACTACCGGCGGGTGGCCGGCGAGCACGACGACTGGGACGACTACCGCGCCGCGATGGAGCGTGAACGCCGGGTCCTGCTGCGTATCGACATCACCCGCGCCGGGCCGGACCACAGCGGCTGA
- a CDS encoding MBL fold metallo-hydrolase encodes MSAVELATGVYRIPTAPADLLNTVAFVDDDGSVTLVDCGLKSSPKRLLPALAAMGKKPEDVRRIVLTHAHSDHAGGLRAVVDATGADVVVHERDAVYVRTGTAPKSDRSHPLGRLLNRLPGGGFAAAEVSKEVADGDVLPVAGGLRIVHTPGHTPGHVSLLHEPTGVLVTGDAIFNVRRLRYSAAVFCTDAKLSRETAARLGELEFEVAAFTHGPEIRHQAREAVRAFLRGRPR; translated from the coding sequence ATGAGTGCCGTCGAGCTGGCCACCGGTGTCTACCGGATCCCCACCGCGCCCGCCGACCTGCTCAACACGGTCGCCTTCGTCGACGACGACGGCAGCGTGACGTTGGTCGACTGCGGGCTCAAGTCGTCGCCCAAGCGGCTCCTGCCGGCGCTCGCGGCCATGGGCAAGAAACCGGAGGACGTACGCCGGATCGTGCTGACGCACGCGCACAGCGACCACGCGGGCGGCCTGCGCGCGGTGGTCGACGCGACCGGCGCCGACGTCGTGGTGCACGAGCGCGACGCGGTCTACGTCCGCACGGGCACCGCGCCCAAGTCCGACCGCTCACATCCGCTCGGCCGCCTGCTCAACCGGCTGCCCGGCGGCGGGTTCGCGGCCGCCGAGGTGTCGAAGGAGGTGGCGGACGGCGACGTGCTGCCCGTGGCGGGGGGCCTGCGGATCGTGCACACCCCCGGTCACACGCCCGGCCACGTCAGCCTGCTGCACGAGCCGACCGGGGTGCTCGTCACCGGTGACGCGATCTTCAACGTGCGGCGGCTGCGCTACTCGGCGGCCGTCTTCTGCACCGACGCGAAGCTGTCGCGCGAGACCGCAGCCCGGCTCGGGGAGCTCGAGTTCGAGGTGGCGGCGTTCACCCACGGCCCCGAGATCCGGCACCAGGCCCGCGAGGCGGTACGGGCGTTCCTGCGCGGCCGCCCGCGCTGA